Part of the Candidatus Omnitrophota bacterium genome, GGTATCCTTAAGGTGCTTGATATGTCAGACGCCCTCTCTTACAGATATGGTTTATCCTGCCGTTACAGAAAATGGCCGTTTAATATGATTGAATCTCTCGAGTCTAAAAGGCTCAAAAAGTTTGAACCGATTTTTGCTTCAAGTTTCGATCTTAACTTAATATCTTCTTCGGTTGATAAAGAATATCTTGAGAAAGAATTAGGGATTAGCAGGCTTAGTTTGGTAGAAAACGGCATAGATGAAGAGGCCCTAGTCAAAGGGCAAGGTAAATTTGATAACAATAAAATAGTATTTTTTGCGAATATGCGTACATTTCATAATGTTGATGCAGCCATATATTTCTATAAAGCGATATTCCCATTGATAAAAAAACATAATAAAGATGCCCGGTTTGTTATTGCGGGAGCAAATATGCCGTTTGTTTTAAGAAAATTATCAGGAGTTGATAATTCAGTGCAGGTATATAATAATGTAGAAGATATTTATGCTCTCATTAAAGATTCTTGCGTATCAGTTGCGCCGATGAGAGTCGCTGTCGGTATACAGAATAAGATAATACAATCTATGGCAGCAGGGGTCCCTGTGGTTGCTACCAGGCTCGGCCTGGGAGGGATACAGGCAAATGAGGGCAGAGAAATATTGCTTGCGGATAATCCTGAAGATTTCTCGGAAAAGGTAATTACGCTTATGCAGGATCATAAATTAAGGTCAGAAATAGCCGCATCAGCATTATCTTTGATCAGAGATAAATACCTCTGGACAGGGATAGTAAGAGGACTGGAACAGAAATTACTAACTTTAAATAATTAAGCCGTGAATAAAGAGTATAAGGTAAAAAGAACCTTTGATTTAATTCTTTCGCTAGCAGGGATGTTTTTTAGCTTTCCTTTATGGGTAATCATTATGCTTGCTATAATGCTTGAGGACGGCTTGCCGGTATTTTATATACAGGAGAGGGTAGGTAGGTTTGGCAAGATATTTATGGGTATAAAGTTCAGGTCTATGGTCAAGAATGCAGAAAAAGCTTCAGGCCCTGTTCAGGCGGTTGAAAACGACCCCAGGGTAACAAAGGTAGGCAGGATACTCCGGAAGACAGCGATGGATGAATTGCCTCAATTGATCAATATAGCTAAAGGGCAAATGTCTTTCGTCGGGCCGAGGGCTTTAAGGCCGATAGAGTGCGGTGTTGACGGTTCTTTGATTTCAGACAATAGTGATAAAGAATTTAATACCAGGCATCAGGTTATGCCAGGGCTTACCGGGGCGGCTCAGGTATTAGCTCCCAGGTCCGTATCAAGAAAGGATAAATTAAGGTACGATCTTTGGTATATTGAAAATCAGTCATTTTTACTGGATGTCAACCTTATAATATATTCTTTTTGGATAAGTTTTAAAAGTAAATGGGACAGCTCAAGGAGCCCATTGCCAAGGCAAGCCAATATCTTCGGTAAATCACAATTCCTGACACCTGGCCCCTAAATCCTAATAATTGGTATTAACTGGGCATCGGGACTTAGGAATTGAATTAGGTTGACTTTAAAGGTCATTTGTGGCATACTTATATTGAAGGAGAGTAAAATGAGAAGACAGAAAAGAGCATATAAATTATTTTTTATCTTATTGGTAGCTATAGGGTTATGTAGCTATGTAGGGAGAGTTTATGCCCAGGGTAGCATTGATGTAACTCAGGATAAGGAAGAAGCTTCAAAATTCAAGCCAGGTCAGAAGGACACGGATAAAAAACCTCTTGATACTAAATTTAAATTAAGCCTGCCCCAGCCTCTTTTAATTCAATAATCTTAGCTGGTTCTTTTGTCCATAATAAATACACTTGTATCTATGCTTTTGGCTTTCTTTTTTACTTCTGCGGCGATATTTGTTGCTTCGGCATAGCTGTTTATTTGCCTGTGCTGGTTGGTTACCCCTGCCAGGGATATTGTCATGATAGGAAATTCTTTAATGGAGCCGTCTCTGGCGTGAGATACGATATGGCCCTTGGCCAGGTCTTCGGCATTAAATAAACTCTTGATGCGGGCATCAAATTCTTTTATTATATATTCCGCAATAATATTTGCCTTATCCGGCGTAGTAAGGATTATAAAGTCATCCCCGCCTTCGTGGCCTACAAAATCATCAGCGTTACCGAGTTTTTGTACAGCCTCCTTAAATATATCCGAAGTCAATTTAATTGCTTTATCTCCCTGGGCAATGCCATATTTGTCGTTATATGCCTTAAAATTATCCAGATCACTGTAGATTAAAGCAAATTTTCTATTTGTGTTTATATAATCTTCTGCTTTATCCTGGATCACGATGTTGCCGGGCAGCTTGGTGAGAGGATTTGCGTTTTCAGCTATCTCCTTCATTTTAACCAGTTTTTGCGCCATATAATTAAATGTTTCCCCAAGGTCTTCGAGTTCGTCGTTAGTGCGTATGTTCACGCGCACCGATAGGTCGCCTTCAGCTATTATTTTTGTCACCTGGTCAAGCATTTTCACCGGGCCAATCACTATTTTAGAAATAATATATCCTAAAATAATATTTGCCAGTATAATTATGATTGCAGAAAATATTACACTCCTGAATATAGCTGTAAAAGCCTCCTGGATATCTCCCAGGCTGAATGATAATTTGCACAAATATTGCTGGGTCTGGTTTTTTATCAACAGATAGGCCTCTAATGTCCTGGTAAATTTATCAATCTCAGTAATAAACCATTTATTTTCCGAGAAAGACTTTCCAAACTCTCCCCATTTTACTATATCTTTATAACGGACCGATGGACCGCCTGCATCATTGGTTGTGCCTACGACTACGCCGTTTTTATCAAAGATGATTGCATCGCTAAAAAGCCCGGTTTCTTTTAATTTTATCAAGCTGAAAGATAACTCTGATTGCAGGTCCTGAGGATCGTGCTGAGCTATTATTGAGTCCAGGTTGTTTTTGACGATCCTGATCGAAAGGTTGGCATGGAAAGAATTGTAGCGCGTCAGATCATCGAGCTTGCTGTTCAGTTGTATGACAGTAAAAGCACTGATGAATATCACTGATGATATGACCATCAGCGTGATTATGCGGTTCTGAAGCGTTAATTTGATAGCAGGCATATTATCTTTAATTTGTTTTCCTTAGTATATAATAGGTAAAAATGGGAGTCAAACAATTATTAGTTCTTGGTTCATAGTTGATAGTTCATAGAAATTGCCAGTATTCATGAACAATGAATCATGAACTATGAACCATGTCTGCCGACAGGCAGGTAATAGAGAATTTGATTGACCGCATTGGTTTTCAGTATTAAAATTACTACTATAAATATTATGAAAAAAATAATTGTGCCCTTCGGTATAAAGACGATTTGCAGCATTTATATTTTTAATGCTGTTTTATATTCACTCTTGCTGATCTTCTTTCACAATAATATATATATACTCGGCAAGAAGGTACCTCCTGCCTTGTCATTATTTTCACAGTCTTTACTTGTGCTTATCCCGGTATACCTTTTTTTTGTGCTTAAGAAACTAAGGATTGAGGCATGGTTTATCGCCGTGTTCTTTCAGTGTTTTTTCTTGGCAAATAACCTTTTGCAATACCTTGAGCATGAGGGTTTTGGTTTTTCTTTGATACGTACTGCCGGATTAAATGAAAATGCAGCTTTACTAACTCCGATGCAGATCTGGGTCCTGGTTTTAAATTCTGCGCTTAATCTGGCAATCCTGCTCTATCTATTGAAAAATATGGTCTATTTTAAATTCAGGCTGAGGTACTAAAGTATGAAGAACGGGATATTAAGATTTCTTAAAAAGACTTATAAGGTGCTAGTCATCGTGGTGGCGGCGGTTATTTTTTTCCTGGGCTATAACGTTTATTTGGTTGACCGCTCCCTGGAGAACTTAAAGACTTCTCTGGATAAAATCAGTAAATTAGATAATTTAGAAGATGCTAAAGGTCTGGCAAGCGCACTGGATTATTCATTGTTAAACGAAATATCCTCACCTGATTTAGAGGCGGCTAATTTTTCAAGGATAGAGATGGCTAAGGATATGCTTTCAAAAACACAAGATCAGGGGCAGGTTGAAGATGTTAAGTTTGCGTTATCTGAGGCGATCAAAGAAAAAGAAGAAGCCAGAAGCCCGGTTTTAAGAGCCATTGATAAAATAAACCAGGTATTCGCAAGAAAAACAAATGAGATATCTGAATCTCAGTTAAGGGGCAGGATAGGGGCTTTAGAAAATAAAGTCTTAAGAGTGAGCGACAGAGAACAGGCTCAGCAGTTATTTTATGAAATAGGCAACCTTTATGTTCAGATATCAGATTTTGACAAAGCAAAAGAAGCTTTTAAAAAATCTATTCAGCGGTCTCCGGATTCGCAGTTAGCTGCTAAGGCTCAGTTTAATCTTGCCTGGGCTGAGAAAAGAGGGGGGAATCTTGATTCGGCAATCGAAGAGTTTAAGAAATTAAGCGATAGCTCTTCGGCCGGACAGCTTGCAGATTCAAGCCTGTATCAGATTGCAGACACTTATAGAAAGAAAGGTGAGTTTGATAAGGCGATAGATTATTATAAGGAGGCGGCCAAAGAAAGCACTAATCAGGATCTGGCTCAGTTAGCGCAGCTAAATGTCGGCTATACCTATCTCTATGATGTAAAGGATTATGATAAAGCAAGAGATTATCTTGAGGACACCAAAAGCGTTATTGGGGATGATGGTGTAGCCAGGCACATTGAGAAAAAAGTTATCCCTGGTATTTCTTCCCAATATGTTAGGGATGGTTTCAGGCTGCTGAATGAAGGAAGGGCCCTTTCTGACAAGCAAAGATTCGTACTGGCAATAAATAAGTTTGACCAGGCAATCGCTGCCGATGCACAAGGGGGAGCTCCTTATTCAGGCAAGGCTTTGGCTTATCTATGGCTTGATGACCCCGATAGAGCGCTTGATGCTGCAAGAAAAGCAGTGAAGTTTTCTCCAAATGATGAGCTGGCAAGGGTAAATCTCGGGTATATTTATATTGAGCTGGAGATAGTAGGTGAGGCCATTATTGAGTTTAAAAAATTGATTTCCATAAACCCTTTCAGCCATCTAGCATATTATAATCTTGGTTATGCCTATATACTTGAAAACAGGCTTGATGAGGCGATAGAAGCATTTATGCAATCTGTAAATATAGATCCCCATTTTTCAATGGGGTATAATAATATAGGGTGGTGTAATTGGCAATTGGGCAGGTATGCTGCGGCTACGGAAGCGTTCGAAAAAGCGATAAAAATAGACCCGGATTTTCTCGATGCCCGCTTTAATTTAGCTATGGTCTACCGTAACCTCGGCAGGTTTGAGGAAGCCAGGGATATGCTTGATAAGATATTAAAAAAAGACCCTCAATATCCTGAGGCAGAAGTTTATCTTGATGATACGGAAAGATTTCTTAAGAAGAAACAATGATATTTACTGCGGTTTATTCAGCGGCAAAATACATGGCAAAATTATTTATTTTTTTATTCCTGTTAACCTATCTTTATCCAGGAAACATATCAGCTGCTAAGGCGCCCTCGCCCGAATTAATTGTTTTTCATTCCCCGAGTTGCCATAAGTGCCTGCAATTCAAGAAGGACTCATTACCTGATATTCAAAAGAGATTTGACGGAAGGATAAAATTTTCCCTTATTGATATCACCGGTATTGATAATTATAAGTTTTTTTTGTCACTAAAAGATAAATATGGCAAGGGGAAAGAAAAAGAGACTAATTCATTGCCCGTGATTTTTTTTAACGGCGAGTTTGTAGCTGCCGATCAAGAATTAGGGCTGTATTTAGATAGCGCCTTAAGTAAGATTGATAAAGAAAAGCGTCCCATAGAAACATATACACCAGTAAATTTAGTCCAGCGCTTTATGTCTTTTAGCCCCATAGCAATAATGAGCGCAGGCCTTATTGACGGTATAAACCCATGCGCTTTTACCGTAATAGTATTTTTTATCTCTTTTTTAGCTTTACAGGGGTATAGAAAAAGGCACCTTGCGGCAATAGGCCTGGCATTTATACTGGCAGTTTTTGTTACTTACGTGCTTATTGGATTAGGGCTGTTCGGATTTCTTTATAAAATCAATGATTTTTATGTTATAACAAGAGTGCTTAATGTTTCAATCGGGCTGTTTTGTTTTGTTATCGGATTCCTGAGCATAAGAGATATATATATTTACAAAAGAAGCGGTAAATTTGATTCTGTAAGCCTTAAATTGCCGGATACTGTTAAAAGACGGATACAAAATGTAATCGGCATGTCTTTCAGAAATAAACAGGCCCAGGGATTCAAGCTTATAATTACAGCTTTGGCAACAGGATTTATTATCTCAATATTCGAGGCAGTATGTACCGGACAGGTCTATTTACCGACGATAACATTTGTTCTGAAAACCACCGACCTAAAACTGCGTGCTTTTATCTACCTCTTGCTTTATAATATCATGTTTATTGTTCCTTTGGTGGCAGTATTTATTTTGTCCCTCTTCGGAGCAACGCATGTTTCGTTCAGTAAATTTATAAACAGGTATTTTATTTCTATAAAAATTATTATTGCTTTTTTGCTTTTTACTTTCGGTATACTTTTGGTGCGCGGGATATGAAAAACATAAAGTTAAATCACCTTTGTATAAGCTTTTTACTTGTATTTGTACTTTTTTTTAGTAATGGCTTATTATATGCTAAAAGTACGGTTATTACTGATCTAGGTAACGAGGAACAGATGCATTGGGATTTTGGAAGAGTAAAGCAGGGGGTCGTATTAAAGCACATTTTTATTTTATCAAATGATTCAGGGCAGGACCTGATAATTAAAGACGTTACGACTTCTTGCGGTTGTACTGTTTCAAAGGTGAAGAAGAAAGCCCTTAAGCCTAAAGAGAGCACCGATATTGAAGTATCTTTTAACACAAAAGGATATTTTGGCAAAACCAGGCAGTTTGTTTATGTTGCCACAGATAATATAGAAGTTCCGGTTATACGTTTTATCGTTGAGGCTGAAATTGTAAAGTAGCCTAAAAGGAGGCAAGGCGCAATGTTTTTCTTAAAGTTAAGGATGTGGATGCTTATATCATTATTGTTCGCGATAGTTTACGCTGCGGTAACCGTAATCGGTTACTATGCCGGGATAAGTAATTTTTACTTTTATTTATTCATCTCAGTATTTTTTATGATAATACAATATTTTATGGGCCCAAAGTTGGTGGAATGGTCCATGAAAGTAGAATATGTTGATAGAAAGCAGTATCCCGAACTATTCAGTATGGTAGAAAGCTTGAGCCGCCAGGCTAATATACCGATGCCTAAGGTGGGGATAGCCAGGATAAATATACCAAATGCCTTTGCTTTCGGCAGGTCGCTTAAAGACGGCAGGATATGCGTTACCGATGGTATAATAAAATTGCTTGATAAGGATGAGCTAAGAGCGGTCCTTGGCCACGAAATATCTCATTTAAAAAATAAAGATGTTTTAACTATCACCCTGTTGTCTGTAATACCTATTGTAATGTATAGGATCGCCTGGCAATTTTTGTTTTATGGCAGGCGCAGGGATGATAGGGGCGGGAACACTGTTTTATTGGGTATGCTTGCTTTTCTTTTCTATTTTATTACTAATCTTTTGGTTCTCTATGCTTCCAGGATAAGGGAGTATTTTGCCGACCGTGGTTCAATAATGCTTGGGAACAGACCTGCTGTATTAGCTTCGAGTTTATATAAACTTGTATATGGTTCCGCCCGTATTGATAAAGATTCTCTTAAGGAATCTGAGGGCTTAAAAGCATT contains:
- a CDS encoding diguanylate cyclase, which codes for MPAIKLTLQNRIITLMVISSVIFISAFTVIQLNSKLDDLTRYNSFHANLSIRIVKNNLDSIIAQHDPQDLQSELSFSLIKLKETGLFSDAIIFDKNGVVVGTTNDAGGPSVRYKDIVKWGEFGKSFSENKWFITEIDKFTRTLEAYLLIKNQTQQYLCKLSFSLGDIQEAFTAIFRSVIFSAIIIILANIILGYIISKIVIGPVKMLDQVTKIIAEGDLSVRVNIRTNDELEDLGETFNYMAQKLVKMKEIAENANPLTKLPGNIVIQDKAEDYINTNRKFALIYSDLDNFKAYNDKYGIAQGDKAIKLTSDIFKEAVQKLGNADDFVGHEGGDDFIILTTPDKANIIAEYIIKEFDARIKSLFNAEDLAKGHIVSHARDGSIKEFPIMTISLAGVTNQHRQINSYAEATNIAAEVKKKAKSIDTSVFIMDKRTS
- a CDS encoding sugar transferase produces the protein MFFSFPLWVIIMLAIMLEDGLPVFYIQERVGRFGKIFMGIKFRSMVKNAEKASGPVQAVENDPRVTKVGRILRKTAMDELPQLINIAKGQMSFVGPRALRPIECGVDGSLISDNSDKEFNTRHQVMPGLTGAAQVLAPRSVSRKDKLRYDLWYIENQSFLLDVNLIIYSFWISFKSKWDSSRSPLPRQANIFGKSQFLTPGP
- a CDS encoding peptidase, which translates into the protein MFFLKLRMWMLISLLFAIVYAAVTVIGYYAGISNFYFYLFISVFFMIIQYFMGPKLVEWSMKVEYVDRKQYPELFSMVESLSRQANIPMPKVGIARINIPNAFAFGRSLKDGRICVTDGIIKLLDKDELRAVLGHEISHLKNKDVLTITLLSVIPIVMYRIAWQFLFYGRRRDDRGGNTVLLGMLAFLFYFITNLLVLYASRIREYFADRGSIMLGNRPAVLASSLYKLVYGSARIDKDSLKESEGLKAFFVNDPSRAIREIRELKQLDLDKDGSIDSFELEQLKNKNLKLNLSDRFMEALSTHPNMLKRIKQLSSYKA
- a CDS encoding tetratricopeptide repeat protein, encoding MKNGILRFLKKTYKVLVIVVAAVIFFLGYNVYLVDRSLENLKTSLDKISKLDNLEDAKGLASALDYSLLNEISSPDLEAANFSRIEMAKDMLSKTQDQGQVEDVKFALSEAIKEKEEARSPVLRAIDKINQVFARKTNEISESQLRGRIGALENKVLRVSDREQAQQLFYEIGNLYVQISDFDKAKEAFKKSIQRSPDSQLAAKAQFNLAWAEKRGGNLDSAIEEFKKLSDSSSAGQLADSSLYQIADTYRKKGEFDKAIDYYKEAAKESTNQDLAQLAQLNVGYTYLYDVKDYDKARDYLEDTKSVIGDDGVARHIEKKVIPGISSQYVRDGFRLLNEGRALSDKQRFVLAINKFDQAIAADAQGGAPYSGKALAYLWLDDPDRALDAARKAVKFSPNDELARVNLGYIYIELEIVGEAIIEFKKLISINPFSHLAYYNLGYAYILENRLDEAIEAFMQSVNIDPHFSMGYNNIGWCNWQLGRYAAATEAFEKAIKIDPDFLDARFNLAMVYRNLGRFEEARDMLDKILKKDPQYPEAEVYLDDTERFLKKKQ
- a CDS encoding glycosyltransferase, with protein sequence MKNILFLSASMPFPPIGGEKIRPFHFIKHLSAMGYKITIAAFTGSKSVSDSGSQFANVKMIGIKLPKYISYLQCAGGLLRDLPLENSYFYSGRMKRAIEQELKIGNYDLIFCHLVRMAEYVKNYRGILKVLDMSDALSYRYGLSCRYRKWPFNMIESLESKRLKKFEPIFASSFDLNLISSSVDKEYLEKELGISRLSLVENGIDEEALVKGQGKFDNNKIVFFANMRTFHNVDAAIYFYKAIFPLIKKHNKDARFVIAGANMPFVLRKLSGVDNSVQVYNNVEDIYALIKDSCVSVAPMRVAVGIQNKIIQSMAAGVPVVATRLGLGGIQANEGREILLADNPEDFSEKVITLMQDHKLRSEIAASALSLIRDKYLWTGIVRGLEQKLLTLNN
- a CDS encoding DUF1573 domain-containing protein; its protein translation is MKNIKLNHLCISFLLVFVLFFSNGLLYAKSTVITDLGNEEQMHWDFGRVKQGVVLKHIFILSNDSGQDLIIKDVTTSCGCTVSKVKKKALKPKESTDIEVSFNTKGYFGKTRQFVYVATDNIEVPVIRFIVEAEIVK